In the genome of Yarrowia lipolytica chromosome 1B, complete sequence, the window ACACTTCAGATCGAACATCCCCCAAATAAAACATCCCCTAACCCCAAAACTTTATGCTTTTATGAAAACGTTAATACTCTATGAAACCTTAACCCAAAGTTTAGCGAAATCTAGCGTGCTTGGCATGCTGGCAAATCCGGTTGTctatgtcacgtgacaacaAAAAGCAAATTATCTTGGCATTTTCGCGCGCATTTTCCGGACTTTTAATTTATTTTAATGTTTTTTAATGTTTTAATTTCttaatgttttttttggggaCCTACAATAATGGCTGTCTTTGCTTCAAACGTCTCGGGGATGATGAGTCTTTGCAATAATTTGACAGTGTCTTTGGATGCTACAGATTTGGAGATTTCTggaggaaaaaaacaagcTGAAAACGCTACGGAAACGCAACGAAATCAATTGAACGGGATAATTCCGGAGCAATATTCGGAATTAAGCAATGCACGATCCCCAGAGCAGATTTCCAACGGTCGCGTATGCAGAGCAATGTCTCACGGGTAGCTACCTGGACTAAGTCCGGAGTTAAGACATGAGGGAGAGTTTTCGAGATTGTGGGGTGAACAGGGATTTTAGCAAGAAGTTTACGAGACACGAGCAGAGTGAATGGAGAATAGAATTCGTCCACGATGGGCCGGTAGCAGAATCGTACGTTGCCATCGGAGTGCAGCTGGGATCGAGCAAGATGGGTTTTCCGTGGATCTGAGCGTTTCTCGGAGATATCCTTTTGCTTCTCCTAGACAAGCCATCTTACAAGCACCATACCCCATGTTTTAGTCCAGTCTCAGTTGGTACAAGTGGAGTTTTAACCCTCCTAGCCGTATGGAGATAGCTGGAGTTAGCCACGgagcagtacatacagtaagGGGAGGAGAGAGGGAGACAGGGAGAGTGTGAGATGCAGGGTCCACAACGTCGGAGAGAGGTCAAAAGGGAGAGCATTTGGGCGGCATTGGTCGAGTTTACATCACATGAACAACTTCCAATACAAATCGAGTGAGTGTGTCTGGTTTCACGAGACCGTAATCAGCAGACATGGAGTCGGATTTGGGTCGGATTTGGGTCGCAAATTGTGTCAGAATAGAGGACGAAATTGGTGCCGGATATAAGATAGTGTCGTACTAGAACCATTAGCCGCTTGGAGGGGACTTATGGAGACTTGATCAATCTACTTTTCGGAAACAGATTGTCAAACAGCTTCATACTTGTCTTGTGAAGTATAGATTCACTCCAAGGAAAACAAGTTGTTAGTAACATAGATATGAGTAAGCAGAATGGCTTTAGTAGATCCAATCTAACGGCAGAAGACTCGATTTGAACTCCATACACCCATCGAGCCGTTCATTTATACTCCAATCTACAACTAGTTAGTCTGGCTAATTGACAATGGTTAAGACATATTTTCTAGACATAACTAGTACCAATCTGAAGCCCCAGGCGCGTAGATTCTGAATCTTGCATCCTTCTACCGGTAGCGTGGTCACCGAGAAAATGGTGGCGGTTCTCGTGTTTCAGCCTAAGATCAGTAAACAAACAAATTAGAACACCGTCAATAAAGAAGATACCACTTGGATGCTTTTACAAGACACTTCTGGCACAGTTGTTCTCTACAAGATGAAATCTCAATCCATACGGAGCACCATGCCGTGGAGTTGAGAGTCAACCCGATCAACATGTACAAATATGTGACTGTGTTGTGTTTAAACCACAAGTCACCTAGTCTACCTCATCACCAATCCATCCTTTCCTTACATACTTGCTTGCTGTATCCTTTTGCGTTAGCAGTCCGAGCAGAAGCTCTGGTACTGTGTCATGTGACACCTTGACGTCGGTCAAGTGTGGTCACGCCTTGGTTGCACCTATTTGTAGGTCTTCTTACCAATATCAAATGGCAGGTATCTGTACTTAATCATGTGCTGGATCTGCTTCTTCATGGTCAGCGAAAAGAGAATGAAGAAGTAGATGAGCAGAATGGGCCAGAAGACGGGAATGTCAAACGCCGGAATGAAGGAGCACACGAGCGAAATGACAGTGGCCCGGGTCGCAGAGTGCCAGAACTTGAACTCGGGCAACCGTCGAATGAAGGGCTTGAACTcttccgacgacgacgaggccTCAGGCTCCTCGGTTGGTAATTGGCCCTCCTCAGcgtcctccatctccagatcgCTTTTCAGAGAAGGATCAAACTTGGGCTGCAAAAAGGCCAGAAACAGATTGAGCAGGTAGATGCCCAGCGTGTAGCAGACCACGTACCAGCCCTGTGCCATGATGATCCGCACCATGAACAGCGTTAGCAACACGCCAAACGCCACCCATCGGTTCATTTTGTGAGGCACACACTTGTCGACGTAGTGCTGGTACACCTGCAGCGCGCGTCGGAAACGCACCGAGACAATGTCTAGTGGCGAGGAGCTTGGTTCGTCCATTTTTTGTGTGACTGTAGATGTGGTGTGGAGATGGGCTATCTCTGTACAGATAAAATAACTTTGACGTGTCGTGATCTAGGTTTGGGTGGCATGTTGTGGGCGCGTGTGTTCGATTCCGGAGGGTGTCCATTTTGTGACTTTTGCGAAAGTGGGTGAAATTGCAATTTGGCGGTATCAAAATGTTTGTCTGAGCGTGAAAAACACAAATATCACATTACGAGAAGGCAAAAATAGACCACTCACATCTTACACGGACCCCCACAACCCCCCAATCTGGCTGCAACGTGGCGGATAAATAGGTTAATAGTGTTGGAGCTCAAACGGCTGGAGAAAATGTCCGCTTTTGGAGGGTAGGGTTAGGGCAGAGCGACCGGGGGTTGCCCGGGAAATATCCTGTGAAATGGCACACGACGGTAATGTTTCAATTTTTCTGTGTCGATGTTCCACCAGCGCCTGTTTGTGTGATGGGAAGCGGTGTGGTGGTATCTGAAACAAGGTTTTCGGTTAACTTGGTgacggaaaaaaaatgggtGGTTGTTTGTGGGTGTTTTGGGGGGTGAATTGTACAAGAATTTGGACAATATAATATTGTCATGATAATGTAGCGTTTCTTAAGAATGTAGCGTTTTTCAGCTATTCAATTGAAGCATTTTTGAGTGAGATGGGGGAGATGGGGGAGATGGGGAGATGTGATGTTTCTGTTCCGATTGTCCCAACTAAGACGTACACTTTTAGTTAGGTTTTACttgacagacagacagaacAACTACGACACACAGCAACGACACACAGCAACGACACACAGCAACGACACACAGCAACGACACACAGCAACGACACACAGCAACGACACACATTTTCGCCACCCGAATTGAAAAACTGGAATTTGAAGCCAGAACCGGCCCAAGCAGTCTATCGTCTAGTctctcggccttggtgtGCAATTGGCCGACATTCTGTCTCCATCACGTGTTTCAAACAAGGTTTCGGGGTTGCTCCAGACGTTGAAAATTACAGTTGGTGACtcagtatcgtacattgTGGAAATGTGGAGTATCGTACGAGTGCGGTTTCCAAAGGCGTGAGTGAGTGGCGAACGGCGATTACAAAGCAATTGTCCACGAGAAGTGGTGGTCTCCTTGCTCTCAAACCTGGGCCTTCAAGCCGGCAAGGCCGCGTCACGGAGTTCGACTTGCTCTCTAGTCCAATTTTGAAGTAATTTCATGTTCCGAACTTGCGACTGCGACTTGGAGGAACTTTCGGCGGGTTTTCGGAGGAACGGAAAAAGCCCAGCCTCGAATAGTCCACTGGACCCGCTTCTCTGGCCAATGGGAAGACAGCATTTGACATGACTCACAATTTGAACGCTTAGTCTGTGTTCGGAACCAAAGTCGGAATCTTCCGTGAATACCAAATACCTGCCACACAAATGGCAGAGTCATACGCAGGCATGTGGCTGTTTTTCCGAGCCAGCAGAAGCTCAGTCGATAGCCGGCAGCCAGCAATCGGATTCTGTCTATCACTCTCGTCGTCTCTCCGGCTATTGGTCTGCAGGAACATGTTTTCTGCCGGAGACTTGCAGTCCTGAATCGCTGCGATGTCGGAACCGAGGGCCATGATGGTGGTTGGACGCAGTAGCTGGGGGGTTTTCTGGACAGAGATATCGCAAAAGCGGCCCCAGATCCGAGTTCCTCGCCCAAATCTAGCCCCCGGGGGTCTTTTTCCGGCCGAAAACAGCCCTGTTGTCGACCCGGAGTGAGTCAAGGTCTGGggttttatatatatatatatatatatattttattattttatatttctATATATTATATTCTATATTTTATgttatatatttttattttatgTATTAATTTTTTTGAGAGAGCCAACGTGCGGCTGTTTTTACCCCAGAAATAGACCGAGGAGAACAACCCACAGCGGAAGCCAGACCGGCGAAAAACGGCCGGCGGCaggaaaaaacacaaaaaaacataaaaaacaaaaaaaacataaaaaccaaacggtcacgtgacacagAGCCTTTCCTCTCCCCCGCGCTGGGGTTTGTGGAGGTGTTCAGGCCGCGATTCGGCCGACTTTTGGCCTCGGTTTGCCACTGGTTCAACATCACATGATTTCCCCAAGTGTGGAAAAGCCTGGAAGTCCGGACTCGACCCgagtttatttttttcactgCAAAACCCTGAGAGAGGACGGAGCACACACATGCTGGACGAAAAAGACAGACAGAAaaacaacagacacaaacagcagcgacacaaaaacaagagCCCCGTATAAATAAAAAGGCGGGCTTCCGCCACATCCGCCACATCCGCCACCTCCGCAGCTCATTCTCCTTCCGCCGATACCGCACTCTGCACAGTCGACTGCACTAACCACGCCTTGCTCATGTACCGGGACAATAGAGTTTGCGATGACACATTttcatatatatataccacAGTCTTTTCTGGCACCTGTCGTGACCGACCCCCGAAAGACAACCGCACATCACACTATGCCCTACCTGGCCGATCCCTCCACCAAATACAAGCCGTTCCCCCCGATCAATCTGCCCAACCGGCAGTGGCCGTCGAAAACGCTGCAGAAGCCCCCGCGGTGGCTGTCGACGGACCTGCGGGACGGCAACCAGTCGCTGCCGGATCCCATGACCATggcggagaagaaggagtactTCCAGAAGATTGTCGACATTGGCTACAAGGAGATCGAGGTGGCGTTCCCGTCCGCCTCGCAGGTGGACTTTGACTTCACCCGCTTTGCCTGCGACACCGCCCCCGAAGACGTGTGGATCCAGGTGCTGGCTCCGTGCCGAGAGGATCTCATCACCCGAACCGTCGAGTCCGTCAAGGGCGCCAACAAGGCCATCATCCACATCTACCTCGCCACCTCCAAGTGCTTCCGGGACATTGTCTTCAACCATTCGCGAGAAGAGGCCCTGGCCAAGGCCGTGGCATGCGCCAAGCACGTGCGAGCCCTGACCAAGGACTCGGACGACCCCGAGTGCAAAAAGACCACCTGGGGTTTTGAGTTCTCCCCCGAGACCTTCTCCGACACCGACGTGGACTACGCCATTGAGGTCTGTGAGGCCGTGAAGGCCGCCTGGGGCCCCTCCGAGGAGAACCCCATCATTTTCAACCTCCCCGCCACCGTCGAAATGGCCACCCCCAACATCTACGCCGACCAGATTGAGTACTTTGCCACCAACATTTCCGAGCGGGAGAAGATTTGCATTTCTCTGCACCCCCACAACGACCGAGGTTGTGCcgtggctgctgccgagctGGGCCAGATGGCCGGAGCCGACCGAGTCGAGGGCTGTCTGTTTGGCAACGGCGAGCGAACCGGAAACGTCGACCTCGTCACTCTGGGTCTGAATTTGTACACCCAGGGCGTGCATCCCAAGATTGACTTCTCCGACATCACCTCGATCATCGACATTGTGGAGCGATGCAACAAGATCCCCGTGCACCCCCGAGCTCCCTACGGCGGCCAGCTGGTGGTGTGTGCCTTCTCCGGCTCTCACCAGgacgccatcaagaagggctTTGCTCGAATCGAAGACGTCAAGGATGAGGTGGCCGAGGGCAAGCGACAGTGGCAGATCCCCTACCTGCCTCTTGACCCCAAGGACATTGGCCGAACCTACGAGGCAGTCATTCGAGTCAATTCGCAGTCCGGCAAGGGAGGAGCCGCCTGGATCATTCTGCGATCTCTGGAGCTCGATCTGCCCCGAGGCCTGCAGGTTGCCTTCTCCAAGGTGGTCcagaaggaggccgaggtggtTGGACAGGAGCTGTCTGCCCAGCAGTTGGTGGATCTCTTTGAGCGAGAGTACGGCGTGTttgaggagcagcagggcaAGTACCAGCTGGACGACTTTGAGGTGAccaacaagtccaaggaggagcgagagCTGACCGGAGCTCTGACCGTCGAGGGCAAGCGAGTCGAGCTCAAGGGTACCGGTAACGGTCCCATTTCGTCCTTCCTGGATgccatcaagaacgccTTTGGCTACAACCTCGAGGTTCTCAACTACCACGAGCACTCCATTGGTAAGGGttccaagaccaaggctgCTACTTACATTGAGCTGGCCTATGAGGAGGACGGCAAGACTTCCAAGCGATGGGGTGTTGGTATTGACGAGGATGTTTCCCAGGCTTCTATTCATGCTATTCTGTCTGCCATGAACGCCATTAGCGAGTCCTACAAGAAATAAGCTGGAAGCGATTTGGCTTTGACATGAACCGTTGTCGATTCCCAGTCTGAGTCTGGGCGGATCGCAACTCCACCTCGAAAGCGAGTAGAAAAATTATTTAATGTAGCATAATTGATTATTGAGatgacaaggagctggaacCTGGATAATTGAAGGGGATCACGTGGTAACAAGAGTTGCTTTATTCAGATTTTTCTTTATtcaggtttttttttcaatctGGTGAATCAGAAAGCACCGTATGACTTACTAATTTCTACTTGAATTTACTTGGGTTTAGTTAAGCAGAAAACCATGAAGACTTGTTAGTCATCAACGAGTGGGATTTTCTGGACTATTATTTCCAAGAGTAATAAGACAGTCACGGGGTCTTCGATAAACCACGTCTCACCACTACAGCTCTAGTTCTACCGCCTCATACAGTCTCTTAACTCTCGCCCCATCTATCAGCCAGTCTAACCCTCTTGGAAGTGTCCGTGGGGGAGTTCCAAGGCAACAACCTTGATATAGAAGCCCCTCAGGTGGATATTTAGACGTACAGTAGATTTTCAGAGCGTGTCTCTCGTCTTTGTTGCACTTTTAACTGTGTCATAtcttttcaaaaaaaaagtgggGTGCAGCTCATACGACATCTCAGACTTTGATCTGAGTCAAACTGAGGGAGTACCAGTTGATTACAGTATACAAAATGGCTGGGAAGTGTTGGAAATACAAGTGCTAACGTTCTGTGTGTTGATTCCAAACTGTCCAAGTATTGTCCACTTCACGGATGGACTGAATTGAACACAACGGTTCCAGACGATGAATAATCTCGCCAGGTGACCTGCGTAACCTTGAGCTCAGTGTGACTACAGCCCTGTATGGCTGATCTGGTGAGCTTGCGTGTCTCAGTCATCTCATGATCACTGTCTACGTAGCTCAAAGTTGACTTTGTTCCCCAGGTTTTAGACTGTAGATGTCTTACCGGGAAATGTCGGTTGAGAAATGCTACAGAAAAGGTGGGAACCCGGGGACTTGAGAAACGGATTCTACTGGCCGAGAGCATCATTTTCATATAGATATTATTGCAACACCTTCAAACCTGACAATTCCGTATTCGTTTGATGATGCTCAGGCACAGGCTGAATTGCTACCGATCCAACACTGACCCAGACTCAAATCTTGACCCTATACAGCCACCTCGAGACTCAGAGCTGTTGGACTACCTTTTTGGGCTCCCGTAAAGCGGGGTTAGTGTCACCTGGAGTAGTCCCACTATGTAAAGACTAGACAGC includes:
- a CDS encoding uncharacterized protein (Compare to YALI0B07447g, similar to uniprot|P06208 Saccharomyces cerevisiae YNL104C 2-isopropylmalate synthase (EC 4.1.3.12) (Alpha- isopropylmalate synthase) (Alpha-IPM synthetase)) encodes the protein MTHFHIYIPQSFLAPVVTDPRKTTAHHTMPYLADPSTKYKPFPPINLPNRQWPSKTLQKPPRWLSTDLRDGNQSLPDPMTMAEKKEYFQKIVDIGYKEIEVAFPSASQVDFDFTRFACDTAPEDVWIQVLAPCREDLITRTVESVKGANKAIIHIYLATSKCFRDIVFNHSREEALAKAVACAKHVRALTKDSDDPECKKTTWGFEFSPETFSDTDVDYAIEVCEAVKAAWGPSEENPIIFNLPATVEMATPNIYADQIEYFATNISEREKICISLHPHNDRGCAVAAAELGQMAGADRVEGCLFGNGERTGNVDLVTLGLNLYTQGVHPKIDFSDITSIIDIVERCNKIPVHPRAPYGGQLVVCAFSGSHQDAIKKGFARIEDVKDEVAEGKRQWQIPYLPLDPKDIGRTYEAVIRVNSQSGKGGAAWIILRSLELDLPRGLQVAFSKVVQKEAEVVGQELSAQQLVDLFEREYGVFEEQQGKYQLDDFEVTNKSKEERELTGALTVEGKRVELKGTGNGPISSFLDAIKNAFGYNLEVLNYHEHSIGKGSKTKAATYIELAYEEDGKTSKRWGVGIDEDVSQASIHAILSAMNAISESYKK
- a CDS encoding uncharacterized protein (Compare to YALI0B07425g, similar to uniprot|P79003 Saccharomyces pastorianus RER1 protein (Retention of ER proteins 1)), with amino-acid sequence MDEPSSSPLDIVSVRFRRALQVYQHYVDKCVPHKMNRWVAFGVLLTLFMVRIIMAQGWYVVCYTLGIYLLNLFLAFLQPKFDPSLKSDLEMEDAEEGQLPTEEPEASSSSEEFKPFIRRLPEFKFWHSATRATVISLVCSFIPAFDIPVFWPILLIYFFILFSLTMKKQIQHMIKYRYLPFDIGKKTYK